A stretch of the Nyctibius grandis isolate bNycGra1 chromosome 13, bNycGra1.pri, whole genome shotgun sequence genome encodes the following:
- the GJB1 gene encoding gap junction beta-1 protein — protein MNWAGLYTVLSGVNRHSTSIGRIWLSVIFIFRIMVLVVAAESVWGDEKSAFTCNTQQPGCNSVCYDHFFPISHIRLWALQLILVTTPALLVAMHVAYQQHQEKKLLVLTGHADAKHMEEVKKHKMRISGSLWWTYVCSVVFRLLFEAVFMYIFYMLYPGYQMVRLVKCEAYPCPNTVDCFISRPTEKTIFTVFMLVTSSICIVLNMAELVYLVVQACARRGRHNSNPPSGKGSFYGHKLSSEYKQNEINQLLTEQDGSLKDMLRRNPSLQEKGDRCSAC, from the coding sequence ATGAACTGGGCTGGCCTCTACACGGTGCTGAGCGGTGTGAACCGCCACTCCACCTCCATCGGGCGCATCTGGCTCTCCGTCATCTTCATCTTCCGGATAatggtgctggtggtggcagcTGAGAGTGTCTGGGGGGATGAGAAATCTGCCTTCACCTGCAACacccagcagcctggctgcaaCAGTGTCTGCTATGACCACTTCTTCCCTATCTCCCACATCCGTCTGTGGGCCCTGCAGCTCATCCTTGTCACCACGCCAGCCCTCCTCGTGGCCATGCATGTGGCCtaccagcagcaccaggagaaGAAGCTGCTGGTGCTGACGGGCCATGCGGACGCCAAGCACATGGAGGAGGTGAAGAAGCACAAGATGCGCATATCGGGTTCACTGTGGTGGACATACGTCTGCAGTGTGGTCTTCAGGCTGCTCTTCGAGGCTGTGTTCATGTACATCTTCTACATGCTTTACCCGGGCTACCAGATGGTGCGGCTGGTCAAGTGTGAGGCTTACCCCTGCCCCAACACCGTCGACTGCTTCATCTCCCGGCCCACCGAAAAGACCATCTTCACCGTCTTCATGCTGGTCACCTCCAGCATCTGCATCGTCCTCAACATGGCAGAGCTGGTCTACCTGGTGGTGCAGGCCTGTGCCCGTCGAGGCCGGCACAACTCCAACCCCCCGTCAGGGAAGGGCTCCTTCTACGGGCACAAGCTCTCCTCCGAGTACAAGCAGAACGAGATCAACCAGCTGCTGACGGAGCAGGATGGTTCCCTCAAGGACATGCTGCGCCGTAACCCTAGCCTGCAGGAGAAGGGTGACCGCTGCTCTGCCTGCTAG
- the LOC137669710 gene encoding gap junction alpha-3 protein-like: MGDWSLLGRLLESAQEHSTVVGKVWLTVLFVFRILVLGAAAEQVWGDELSGFSCDTQQPGCQNACYDSTFPISHLRFWVLQIIFVSTPSLVYLGHILHLVHLEEKAQQQAAARASSRARRQRPGQHRLPVGDTRGQVYMQGAILRTYVCNVVFKALLEVGFIVGQYALYGFQLKPLYTCSRWPCPNTVNCYISRPTEKTIFILFMLGVACVSLLLNLVEIYHLGLTKCRQGPDPKSHILPSPGGPAGPHSTLITLPSSGSPMAAGSPPCGLAPLGKAGTRLGAASGSHGKARAADLAV, translated from the coding sequence ATGGGGGACTGGAGCCTGCTGGGGCGGCTGCTGGAGAGCGCCCAGGAGCACTCCACAGTGGTGGGGAAGGTCTGGCTCACCGTCCTCTTCGTCTTCCGCATCCTGGTGCTGGGGGCGGCTGCTGAGCAGGTCTGGGGCGAtgagctgtctggcttctcctGCGACACGCAGCAGCCCGGCTGCCAGAACGCCTGCTACGACAGCACCTTTCCCATCTCCCACCTCCGCTTCTGGGTCCTGCAGATCATCTTTGTCTCTACCCCAAGCCTCGTGTACCTGGGCCACATCCTGCACCTGGTGCATCTGGAGGAGAAGGCGCAGCAGCAAGCGGCGGCGCGGGCCAGCAGCAGGGCTAGGCGGCAGCGCCCTGGGCAGCACCGGCTCCCTGTGGGGGACACACGGGGACAGGTCTACATGCAGGGGGCCATCCTGAGGACATATGTCTGCAACGTTGTCTTCAAGGCTCTCTTGGAAGTGGGCTTCATTGTGGGCCAGTACGCCTTGTACGGGTTCCAGCTGAAGCCCCTCTACACCTGCAGCCGCTGGCCCTGCCCCAACACTGTCAACTGCTACATCTCCCGGCCCACGGAGAAGACCATCTTCATCCTCTTCATGCTTGGGGTGGCCTGTGTGTCCCTGCTGCTCAACCTGGTGGAGATCTACCACCTGGGTCTCACCAAGTGCCGGCAGGGGCCAGACCCCAAGTCCCACATCTTGCCCAGTCCTGGTGGCCCTGCGgggccccacagcaccctcaTCACCCTGCCCAGCAGTGGCAGCCCCATGGCTGCTGGCTCACCCCCCTGTGGCCTGGCACCCCTGGGGAAGGCAGGTACACGGCTCGGTGCGGCCAGTGGGTCTCACGGGAAGGCACGAGCAGCAGACCTGGCAGTGTGA
- the ZMYM3 gene encoding zinc finger MYM-type protein 3: MDSSEFSGSLDPLSLPDKPLIGDLPADMEFGEDLLGSQTASTQEVSVLQPPDWDQSKQMTADGDLDLLVKADSLSELNKSNDVVLNKPGVLDMLEKPNVLDDLEKTADLMELDKSEGLDGLYKAHPSQDVEDGPADSSALSREALVPETWKEGEDAPKNDSGDLKEDGAAAIPALSDDNTPESPQQPVLDSGDLSSAPTTEEITAQSTSLPMPPPQLNLKQTKKTRLKAPRKSSPMQREGLAGEAGVELSSDNSTAALPPEPTEENQAEEGDDSGNNSLKESSVLKAQEASPPAGEGLSGKGSELTTEKEQKRSERARRSETARPETVNSSESIPVSDEDSDAMVDDPNDEDFVPFRTRRSTRMSLRTQMAQRAARSTVTKMTCANCRTPLQKGQTAYQRKGLPQLFCSSSCLTTFSKKPPGKKICTFCKKEIWNTKDSVVAQIGSGGSFHEFCTSVCLSLYEAQQHRPAPQSADVSDTSRCSVCHKPGEIQHEVSNGSVVHRICSDACFTKFRATKGLKTNCCDNCGLYIYNKGLPLEYLFHEGQQKRFCNSACLNSYKKKNTRVYPCMWCKTLCKNFDMLPNVDRSGKMGLFCSICCTTSHKVKQAGLVGPPRPCSFCRKSLSEPCYYNKTDRVVYQFCSPSCWTKFQRTSPEGGIHLNCHYCHNLFSGKPEILDWQDKVYQFCCKDCCEDFKRLRGVVSQCEHCKQEKLLHEKIRFSGVEKNFCSEGCVLLYKQDFTKNLGLCCITCTYCSQTCQRAVTEQLEGSTWDFCSEDCKSKYLLWYFKAARCHACKRQGKLLETIHWRGQIKHFCNQQCLLRFYNQQNQPNLDTQKGPESLLNSQTSEPKTPAPSAQKAESNMLSAKTSSAQMSPAAPPPPPPPVPTTPRKNKAAMCKPLMQNRGVSCKIEMKSKACQTEADWKPQVIVLPIPVPIFVPVPMHMYCQKVPVPFSMPVPVPVPMFLPTTLESTDKIVETIEELKVKIPSNPLEADILAMAEMIAEAEELDKASSDLCDLVSNQSAEGLLEDCDLFGPARDDVLAMAVKMANVLDEPGQDLEADFPKNPLDINPSVDFLFDCGLVGPDDVSTEQDLPRAVRKGGLSMGTGQKRLVLSESCSRDSMSSQPSCTVLNYSYGVNAWKSWVQAKYAGGETSKGEELRFGPKPMRIKEDILACTAAELNYGLAQFVKEITRPNGERYEPDSIYYLCLGIQQYLLENNRMVNIFTDLYYLTFVQELNKSLSGWQPTVLPNNAVFSRVEEEHLWECKQLGVYSPFVLLNTLMFFNTKFFGLQTAEEHMQLSFTNVVRQSRKCTTARGMTKVVSIRYYAPAKQKKGRDGGSGKRKREEEVPMLEQRENRMNPLRCPVKFYEFYLSKCPESLRNRNDVFYLQPERSCIAESPLWYSVIPMDRSMLESMLNRILAVREIYEEHSRLSSLEDDMDS; the protein is encoded by the exons ATGGATTCCAGTGAATTTTCGGGATCTTTGGACCCCCTGTCCTTGCCTGACAAACCACTTATTGGTGATCTCCCTGCTGACATGGAGTTCGGGGAAGATCTCCTGGGCTCCCAAACGGCTTCTACCCAGGAAGTTTCAGTTCTTCAGCCCCCTGACTGGGATCAATCCAAGCAGATGACTGCTGATGGGGACTTGGACCTTCTAGTGAAAGCAGACAGCCTGTCTGAACTAAACAAATCAAATGATGTCGTTCTAAATAAACCTGGTGTCTTGGATATGCTGGAGAAACCTAATGTCTTAGATGACTTGGAAAAAACTGCTGATTTGATGGAACTAGATAAATCGGAGGGTCTGGATGGGCTGTATAAGGCACATCCTTCCCAGGATGTGGAGGATGGACCAGCAGACTCCTCTGCCCTCTCTAGAGAAGCCCTTGTTCCAGAAACAtggaaagaaggggaagatgCACCCAAAAATGATTCTGGGGACCTAAAGGAAGATGGTGCTGCTGCTATTCCTGCACTGTCTGATGACAACACCCCTGAATCACCCCAACAGCCTGTTCTTGACTCTGGGGACCTTAGCAGTGCCCCAACCACGGAAGAAATCACAGCACAATCCACAAGTTTGCCAATGCCCCCCCCACAACTCAATCTTAAACAGACAAAGAAGACAAGGTTGAAGGCACCAAGGAAAAGCTCACCCATGCAGAGGGAAGGGCTAGCAGGGGAAGCAGGGGTGGAACTGAGCTCGGACAACAGTACTGCAGCTTTGCCCCCTGAGCCCACAGAGGAAAATCAGGCAGAGGAAGGGGATGATAGTGGGAACAACTCACTTAAAGAAAGTAGTGTACTGAAAGCACAGGAAGCCTCGCCACCAGCAG GAGAAGGCCTGTCTGGGAAGGGAAGCGAGCTGACAACTGAGAAG GAGCAGAAAAGAAGTGAACGAGCCAGAAGATCAGAAACTGCCAGGCCTGAAACTGTGAACTCCTCTGAGAGCA ttcCAGTCTCTGACGAAGACTCTGATGCAATGGTGGATGATCCCAATGATGAGGATTTTGTTCCTTTTCGTACCCGGCGCTCAACTCGCATGTCTTTACGTACTCAGATGGCTCAGCGAGCTGCCCGCTCTACTGTTACCAAAATGACTTGTGCCAACTGCCGGACCCCACTGCAGAAGGGCCAGACTGCCTACCAGCGTAAAGGGCTCCCTCAGCtcttctgctccagctcctgtcTCACTACCTTCTCAAAGAAACCACCTGGCAAGAAGATATGCACCTTCTGTAAAAA GGAGATCTGGAACACCAAGGACTCTGTGGTTGCCCAGATTGGTTCAGGCGGCTCTTTCCACGAGTTCTGCACCTCTGTCTGCCTCTCCCTTTACGAGGCCCAGCAGCACAGACCAGCACCTCAGTCCGCAGATGTCTCGGACACCAGCCGCTGCAGTGTCTGCCACAAACCTGGCGAG ATCCAGCATGAGGTCAGCAATGGGAGTGTGGTTCACCGCATCTGCAGTGATGCCTGCTTCACCAAGTTCCGGGCCACCAAGGGGCTGAAAACCAACTGCTGTGACAACTGTGGACTTTACATCTACAACAAGGGCTTGCCCCTGGAGTATCTCTTCCACGAAGGGCAGCAAAAACGCTTCTGCAACTCTGCCTGTCTCAACAGTTACAAGAAG AAGAACACTCGGGTCTACCCGTGCATGTGGTGCAAGACGCTGTGCAAGAACTTCGACATGCTGCCCAATGTGGATCGCAGTGGCAAGATGGGCCTGTTCTGCTCCATTTGCTGCACTACCTCCCACAAAGTGAAGCAGGCAGGCTTGGTTG GTCCCCCTAGACcctgcagcttctgcagaaagAGTTTATCAGAACCCTGCTATTACAACAAGACAGACCGGGTTGTCTACCAGttctgcagccccagctgctggaCCAAATTCCAG CGCACCAGCCCGGAAGGTGGGATCCACCTCAACTGCCATTACTGCCACAATCTTTTCAGCGGGAAGCCGGAGATCCTAGACTGGCAG GACAAGGTGTATCAGTTCTGCTGCAAGGACTGCTGCGAGGACTTCAAGCGGCTGCGCGGGGTGGTGTCTCAGTGTGAGCACTGCAagcaggagaagctgctgcaTGAGAAGATCCGCTTCTCTGGAGTGGAGAAGAACTTCTGCAGCGAAG GGTGTGTGCTTCTTTACAAACAGGATTTCACCAAGAACCTGGGCCTGTGCTGCATCACCTGCACCTACTGTTCTCAGACCTGCCAGCGGGCGGTCACCGAGCAGCTGGAGGGCAGCACCTGGGACTTCTGTAGTGAAGACTGCAAAAGCAAATACTTGCTCTGGTACTTCAAG GCAGCTCGGTGCCATGCCTGCAAGCGTCAGGGGAAGCTGCTGGAAACCATCCACTGGCGGGGGCAAATCAAACACTTCTGCAACCAGCAGTGTCTGCTGCGATTTTACAATCAACAGAACCAGCCCAACCTGGACACGCAGAAGGGGCCCGAGAGCCTGCTGAACA GTCAGACTTCAGAGCCAAAAACACCTGCCCCTTCCGCACAGAAGGCAGAGTCTAACATG CTATCAGCAAAGACCTCCTCAGCCCAGATGTCTCCAGCCGCGCCacctcccccaccccctccgGTTCCAACCACCCCTCGGAAAAACAAAGCTGCCATGTGTAAACCACTGATGCAGAACCGGGGTGTTTCCTGCAAGATAGAAATGAAGTCCAAAGCATGTCAGACAG AGGCTGACTGGAAGCCCCAGGTGATTGTGTTGCCAATCCCCGTCCCGATCTTCGTGCCTGTGCCTATGCATATGTACTGCCAGAAAGTACCTGTGCCTTTCTCCATGCCTGTCCCG GTGCCTGTGCCAATGTTCCTGCCCACCACGCTGGAGAGCACAGATAAGATTGTGGAGACCATTGAGGAGCTGAAGGTGAAGATCCCCTCCAATCCCCTGGAGGCTGACATCCTGGCCATGGCTGAGATGATTGCAGAGGCTGAGGAACTGGACAAGGCCTCCTCGGACTTGTGTG ACCTGGTGAGTAACCAGAGTGCAGAGGGTCTCCTGGAGGACTGTGATCTGTTTGGACCGGCACGGGACGATGTGTTGGCTATGGCTGTCAAGATGGCAAATGTCCTCGATGAGCCGGGCCAGGACCTGGAGGCTGACTTCCCTAAGA ACCCTCTAGACATCAACCCCAGTGTGGACTTCCTCTTTGACTGTGGGCTGGTGGGACCAGATGATGTGTCCACAGAGCAAGATCTGCCTCGTGCTGTCCGAAAGGGTGGGCTCTCCATGGGTACT GGGCAGAAGCGTCTGGTGCTCTCTGAAAGCTGTTCCCGGGACTCAAtgagcagccagcccagctgcacaGTGCTGAACTACTCATACGGTGTGAATGCCTGGAAGTCCTGGGTGCAAGCCAAGTATGCAGGGGGAGAGACCAGCAAGGGAGAGGAGCTACGCTTTGGCC CCAAGCCTATGAGGATCAAGGAAGACATCTTGgcctgcacagcagctgagctCAACTACGGCCTGGCACAGTTTGTCAAGGAGATAACACGACCCAATGGGGAGCGCTACGAACCAGACAGCATCTATTACCTCTGCCTTGGCATCCAGCAG TACCTGCTCGAGAACAATCGTATGGTGAATATATTTACAGACCTTTACTACCTGACCTTCGTGCAGGAGCTGAACAAGTCCCTGAGCGGCTGGCAACCCACAGTCTTACCAAATA ACGCAGTTTTCTCACGTGTCGAGGAGGAACACCTCTGGGAGTGCAAGCAGCTGGGTGTTTACTCACCGTTTGTGCTCCTCAACACCCTCATGTTCTTCAACACTAAGTTCTTTGGGCTGCAGACAGCAGAGGAACACATGCAGCTTTCCTTCACCAATGTGGTGCGCCAGTCCCGCAAGTGCACCACGGCCCGTGGCATGACAAAGGTGGTGAGCATCCGCTACTATGCTCCTGCCAAGCAGAAGAAAGGCCGAG aTGGCGGCTCTGGAAAGCGGAAGCGCGAGGAGGAGGTGCCGATGCTGGAGCAGCGGGAGAACAGGATGAACCCACTCCGATGCCCAGTCAAGTTCTATGAGTTTTATCTCTCCAAATG TCCTGAGAGTCTGCGGAACCGCAATGATGTCTTCTACCTGCAGCCCGAACGGTCGTGCATCGCCGAGTCCCCACTCTGGTACTCGGTCATCCCCATGGACCGGAGCATGCTGGAGAGCATGCTGAACCGCATCCTGGCCGTGAGGGAGATCTATGAGGAGCACAGTCGGCTCAGCAGCCTGGAGGACGACATGGACTCTTAG